One genomic region from Prunus persica cultivar Lovell chromosome G3, Prunus_persica_NCBIv2, whole genome shotgun sequence encodes:
- the LOC18783058 gene encoding ACT domain-containing protein ACR11, translated as MAVAMASCSLGVNLGSNCSLKKPLAIPLQTGATVEGSFGFGSKSFFIVQKGRLLSSSTSTTPRASSATAVEGGKPDGSQSETDKIPIPKVIIDQDSDPNATVVEITFGDRLGALLDTMSALRNLGLNVVKANVYLDSSGKHNKFAITRADTGRKVEDPELLEAIRLTIINNLIEYHPESSSQLAMGAAFGIVPPPEQVDVDVATHISISDDGPNRSLLYVESADRPGLLVDLVKTVTDIDVAVESGEFDTEGLLAKAKFHVSYRGKPLIKPLQQVLANSLRYYLRRPMTEEGSF; from the exons ATGGCTGTGGCTATGGCTTCTTGCAGTCTTGGGGTTAACTTGGGTAGTAACTGTAGTTTGAAAAAACCCCTTGCAATTCCATTACAAACTGGGGCTACAGTAGAAGGGTCCTTTGGGTTTGGTTCTAAAAGCTTCTTCATTGTTCAGAAGGGAAG ATTGTTATCTTCATCAACTTCAACTACTCCACGAGCCTCTTCTGCTACAGCTGTGGAG GGTGGTAAACCTGATGGAAGTCAAAGTGAAACTGACAAGATCCCAATTCCCAAAGTTATTATTGATCAAGACTCTGACCCAAATGCAACTGTGGTGGAGATAACATTTGGAGACCGGCTGGGGGCTCTTCTTGATACT ATGAGTGCGCTTAGGAACCTTGGCCTGAATGTTGTCAAGGCCAATGTCTATTTGGATTCTTCTGGAAAGCACAACAAGTTTGCCATCACCAGAGC TGATACTGGTAGGAAAGTAGAAGATCCAGAATTGCTTGAGGCTATTCGTTTGACAATTATAAATAATCTGATAGAGTATCATCCG GAATCAAGTTCCCAGTTAGCGATGGGAGCAGCGTTTGGAATTGTTCCGCCACCAGAACAG GTTGATGTGGATGTGGCAACCCACATAAGCATCAGTGATGATGGCCCCAACCGAAG TTTGCTTTATGTGGAATCAGCTGATCGCCCTGGATTACTGGTGGATCTTGTAAAGACTGTAACTGACATTGATGTTGCTGTAGAATCAGGAGAATTCGACACTGAG GGGTTGTTGGCCAAGGCAAAGTTTCACGTTAGCTACAGGGGTAAACCTCTCATCAAGCCTCTCCAGCAG GTTCTTGCTAACAGTTTGCGGTATTACTTGAGGCGACCAATGACTGAGGAGGGGAGTTTTTGA
- the LOC18784415 gene encoding uncharacterized protein LOC18784415 produces MILPPISFFLYFYLFIYFILSDYPLNSFIYYELHMQATTVQLPTAFFEYFERESEKEMATVFARGAQTMNTIVFKPIGRKHFHKNSSSADVIRETKKFEGDEAKHKNHMGENDSNLWVPHERTGIYYPKGQEKVMDEISPRAVKDMGVNWFSNNEN; encoded by the exons ATGATTCTCCCTcccatttccttttttctatatttttatttatttatttattttattttatcagaTTATCCCCTCaattcttttatatattatgAACTGCATATGCAAGCTACGACTGTCCAACTGCCAACTGCATTTTTTGAGTACTTtgaaagagagagtgagaagGAAATGGCAACGGTTTTTGCAAGAGGGGCACAAACCATGAACACCATAGTTTTCAA ACCCATAGGTCGAAAACATTTTCATAAGAACAGCTCTTCAGCGGATGTGATTCGTGAGACCAAGAAGTTTGAAGGTGATGAAGCGAAGCACAAGAACCATATGGGAGAAAATGATAGCAATTTATGGGTCCCCCATGAGAGGACTGGAATTTATTATCCCAAAGGCCAAGAGAAAGTGATGGACGAAATTTCTCCAAGGGCTGTTAAGGACATGGGTGTCAATTGGTTTTCAAACAATGAAAATTAa